The Candidatus Aminicenantes bacterium genome window below encodes:
- a CDS encoding ParA family protein has protein sequence MIITIANQKGGVGKTTTAVNLAAAFALAGRRALLIDMDPQANSTVSFLDSRDIELSVFHYLEDIDTAFEDVVQSTSIENLDLLPASISLAKLESKMIGEIDGHFRLKDRLDAVFPRYDYVLIDTPPTLGLITINSLVAATHLLIPIQASYFALEGTDDLLDTFEKVQARSNPELAILGVLITLYDRRIVIARDSAAHIRGIFKDRMFKTVISRNVRLEESPAFKESIFTHAPNSRGAGEYKNLAREIMKHG, from the coding sequence GTGATCATTACCATTGCCAACCAGAAAGGCGGGGTGGGGAAGACCACCACTGCAGTAAACCTCGCGGCTGCATTTGCCTTGGCCGGAAGACGCGCCCTACTCATTGATATGGACCCGCAGGCCAACTCCACAGTGTCTTTTCTGGACTCGCGTGACATCGAGCTGAGCGTATTTCATTACCTGGAAGACATCGATACCGCGTTTGAGGATGTGGTTCAATCCACGTCAATTGAAAACCTTGATCTGCTTCCCGCTTCCATCTCCCTGGCCAAACTTGAATCCAAAATGATCGGCGAAATTGATGGCCATTTCCGCCTGAAAGATCGCCTGGATGCCGTGTTTCCTCGATATGACTATGTCTTGATCGATACGCCGCCAACCCTCGGATTGATCACCATCAACAGTTTAGTGGCGGCTACCCACTTACTCATCCCCATTCAGGCATCCTATTTTGCTTTAGAAGGCACGGATGATCTGTTGGATACTTTTGAAAAAGTCCAAGCGCGCAGCAATCCGGAATTAGCCATTCTGGGTGTCCTCATCACCCTGTATGATCGACGCATCGTAATCGCACGTGACAGCGCGGCACACATCCGGGGGATCTTTAAGGATCGCATGTTCAAAACCGTGATTTCACGCAATGTGAGGTTGGAAGAGAGCCCGGCATTTAAAGAATCCATATTCACCCACGCTCCGAATTCTCGCGGGGCAGGGGAGTACAAAAACCTGGCAAGGGAGATTATGAAACATGGCTAA
- a CDS encoding ParB/RepB/Spo0J family partition protein, whose protein sequence is MAKKIGLPESIKLKHDHHLVDELSSRSRTCVIRYISLERIVAGAQQPRSDFGDIEALAASIREKGVIEPIILRSRDGRFEIIAGERRYRAARLAGLTEIPGIEYDIQDNEALELSIVENAQRKDLNPFELAFSLKSLNEIYGYTHEEIAKKVGNSRVSITEMIRLSDMPPQVVSRCQEMGIESKSFLLELVKLENIEQMMHVLDQYAKSPFSRDAVKEIRRRKTPEGKEKGRPAAAKAQSFKFVAPDKSLKIDFRFREGEINRERLIDVLQTLLEDLQSGRIKGINT, encoded by the coding sequence ATGGCTAAAAAGATCGGCTTGCCTGAATCCATCAAGTTGAAACATGATCATCACCTGGTAGACGAGCTTTCAAGTCGCAGCCGCACCTGCGTGATCCGCTATATTTCGCTGGAACGGATCGTGGCCGGCGCGCAGCAGCCGCGCAGTGATTTTGGTGACATCGAAGCGCTGGCGGCTTCGATCCGCGAAAAAGGCGTTATTGAACCCATAATTTTGCGTTCAAGGGATGGTCGATTCGAAATCATTGCCGGAGAGAGACGCTACCGCGCGGCCAGATTGGCCGGTTTAACTGAAATTCCCGGAATTGAATACGACATTCAGGACAATGAAGCTTTGGAACTGTCCATTGTGGAAAATGCCCAGAGAAAAGACTTGAACCCGTTTGAATTGGCATTTTCTCTAAAGTCCCTGAACGAGATATATGGATACACCCACGAAGAAATCGCCAAAAAAGTCGGCAACTCAAGGGTATCCATCACGGAAATGATACGCCTCAGTGACATGCCGCCCCAGGTAGTCAGCCGTTGCCAGGAAATGGGTATCGAGTCTAAGTCATTCCTGCTTGAACTGGTAAAGCTGGAAAATATCGAGCAGATGATGCATGTACTGGATCAATATGCAAAATCGCCGTTTTCCAGGGATGCCGTCAAGGAAATCCGCCGGCGCAAAACGCCGGAGGGCAAAGAAAAGGGCCGGCCCGCTGCCGCAAAAGCGCAGAGTTTCAAGTTTGTGGCGCCCGACAAATCCCTGAAAATCGATTTCCGTTTTCGCGAAGGTGAGATCAACCGCGAGCGCCTTATTGACGTATTGCAGACACTGCTTGAGGATCTGCAGAGCGGGCGGATCAAGGGCATCAATACCTGA